One window of Marinomonas primoryensis genomic DNA carries:
- a CDS encoding 4a-hydroxytetrahydrobiopterin dehydratase: MTHRKLEQHEIEKALNQLNTETSQDWTIEDEKLSKSFKFKNFQHAFGFMTMCAIYAEKQGHHPEWFNVYSTVKIQLTTHDVSGISHKDFDLAKQMETFASCV; this comes from the coding sequence ATGACACATCGAAAGCTCGAACAGCATGAGATAGAGAAAGCACTTAACCAGTTAAATACAGAAACGTCACAAGACTGGACGATAGAGGACGAAAAGCTCAGTAAAAGCTTTAAATTCAAAAACTTCCAACACGCTTTTGGTTTTATGACCATGTGTGCCATCTATGCTGAAAAGCAAGGTCATCATCCAGAATGGTTTAATGTGTACAGTACGGTCAAAATCCAACTGACCACCCACGATGTGTCGGGTATTTCCCATAAAGACTTTGATCTTGCCAAGCAAATGGAAACCTTTGCATCGTGCGTTTAG
- a CDS encoding helix-turn-helix transcriptional regulator, producing MKMKGQLDSAQPMKKHKAKSKKNELKKKKQAKLEAKKSAKEKKDVQPTEQPSAEVVTSPKTVKRTPKAPVESKQKAPLESSPQNTPINTTIVIEAEPAASLTQTNRQRASKSLAPMTKEEQLVTVNQIIKRLLLNKVSQGAALRELRVKVLGLRQEAFTELTGVSRKTLSEIENNKGNYTPEVINKVFKPFDLKVGLVPTSSPLLIAILAN from the coding sequence ATGAAAATGAAAGGCCAATTAGACAGCGCTCAACCGATGAAAAAGCACAAGGCGAAGTCGAAGAAAAACGAGCTTAAAAAGAAAAAACAAGCCAAGTTAGAAGCGAAGAAAAGCGCCAAAGAAAAAAAGGACGTTCAGCCCACAGAACAGCCATCAGCGGAAGTAGTGACATCGCCAAAAACAGTTAAACGTACACCCAAAGCGCCGGTAGAAAGTAAACAGAAAGCGCCACTTGAGAGCTCCCCACAAAACACACCAATCAACACGACGATCGTCATTGAAGCCGAGCCGGCGGCATCGCTCACTCAAACTAATCGGCAACGGGCGTCAAAAAGCCTCGCGCCGATGACAAAAGAAGAACAGCTAGTGACGGTGAATCAGATCATCAAACGCCTGTTATTAAATAAAGTTTCGCAAGGCGCTGCGCTTCGTGAGTTGCGAGTGAAAGTCTTAGGACTAAGACAAGAAGCCTTTACCGAGTTAACGGGGGTTTCTCGTAAGACGCTGTCTGAGATTGAAAACAACAAAGGCAACTACACACCAGAAGTCATTAATAAGGTGTTTAAACCGTTCGACCTAAAAGTGGGTCTAGTGCCAACTTCCAGTCCGCTATTAATTGCGATACTCGCCAATTAG
- a CDS encoding amidohydrolase family protein yields MRIDSHQHFWRLQRNDYGWLTPELTALYKDFEPDDLAPLLHAHHIDGTVLVQAAPTDAETDFLLQLSNQHESIKGVIGWVDFDRADASSRITELAKHPKLVGLRPMIQDIDDVNWMLSPSVATALTSLSQHQLVFDALIKPQHLNNLKTLVDRHPDLKIVINHGAKPNIKNDELSQWRTDINAFRNTHNISCKLSGLVTEAKDNWQTEDLSPYLDTLFDVFGDNRILWGSDWPVCLLASSYGKWLDTIDLYLSQSHRSKEKVFGANAIRVYGL; encoded by the coding sequence ATGCGAATTGACTCTCATCAACATTTTTGGCGGTTACAACGCAATGATTACGGTTGGCTGACACCTGAATTAACCGCACTTTATAAAGATTTTGAACCAGATGATTTAGCGCCGTTACTACACGCACATCACATCGATGGAACCGTTCTAGTACAGGCGGCTCCAACTGACGCTGAAACAGATTTTTTATTGCAACTGAGCAATCAGCACGAAAGCATCAAAGGGGTTATTGGCTGGGTGGATTTTGATCGTGCAGATGCTTCTTCACGTATCACTGAGTTAGCAAAACATCCGAAACTCGTAGGGCTTCGTCCCATGATTCAAGACATCGACGATGTAAATTGGATGCTGAGCCCGTCTGTTGCCACCGCGTTAACTAGCCTAAGCCAACATCAACTTGTATTCGACGCCTTAATAAAACCCCAACACCTAAACAATTTAAAGACACTGGTTGATCGGCACCCCGACCTAAAAATTGTCATCAATCATGGGGCTAAGCCGAACATTAAAAATGATGAATTAAGCCAATGGCGCACAGACATTAATGCTTTTCGTAACACCCACAACATCAGCTGTAAACTTTCTGGTCTGGTGACAGAGGCAAAAGACAATTGGCAAACAGAAGATTTATCTCCCTATCTAGACACGCTCTTTGATGTATTTGGCGATAATAGAATACTGTGGGGAAGCGATTGGCCAGTGTGCCTACTCGCCAGCTCTTATGGCAAATGGCTAGACACTATTGATCTGTATTTATCACAAAGCCACCGATCTAAAGAAAAGGTATTTGGTGCGAATGCGATTCGTGTCTACGGCCTATAA
- a CDS encoding RbsD/FucU family protein: MLYHIPSLITPELLYAMRAMGHGDELLITDANFPATSHGRECIRLSGVDSSEALSAILTLLPIDAFVDNPFTTMETVDHPDIIPLTVENFTQIIRNKTQFTSSPKGLERFEFYERAKKSFVIIQTSDIRPYANIIVKKGVINHAN, translated from the coding sequence ATGCTTTACCATATCCCAAGCTTAATAACGCCTGAACTGCTTTATGCAATGAGAGCAATGGGCCACGGTGATGAATTGCTCATTACTGATGCAAATTTCCCGGCCACCAGCCATGGTCGAGAATGTATTAGACTAAGCGGAGTGGACAGTTCCGAGGCCTTATCTGCGATATTAACCCTCCTCCCAATCGATGCTTTTGTAGACAACCCCTTTACCACGATGGAAACGGTCGATCATCCCGATATCATCCCCCTAACAGTGGAGAATTTTACTCAAATTATTCGAAACAAAACCCAGTTCACCTCTTCTCCAAAAGGGCTTGAGCGTTTCGAATTTTACGAACGGGCAAAAAAATCCTTTGTCATCATTCAAACATCTGACATTCGCCCCTATGCCAATATCATCGTCAAAAAGGGGGTCATTAATCATGCGAATTGA
- a CDS encoding GntR family transcriptional regulator, with product MTESSLNKIQNLSGSLSQRVYLSLREAILSMQYPPGTVIRKGAICEQLGVSRSPVAEALARLSAEGLVDVIPQSATKVSCFSMDEIREASFLRQALEIAAVEKVTQERTDEQLAALTRNVRMQALLVEDKDFVGFYQADEEFHTLLMNFTGFNGVSQVLDSVSLHLIRARMLVLPEEGRPAEAVKEHQAILTAIKNQDVDAARQAMKYHIGQLIPRLLPLEESHQEYFKT from the coding sequence ATGACGGAGTCATCGCTTAATAAAATTCAGAACTTGAGCGGTTCACTGTCTCAGCGGGTCTATCTATCTTTGCGAGAAGCCATACTTTCAATGCAATACCCACCCGGCACAGTGATTCGAAAAGGCGCAATATGTGAACAGTTAGGTGTTTCTCGATCACCGGTTGCAGAGGCCTTGGCTAGACTTTCAGCAGAAGGATTAGTCGATGTTATTCCGCAATCTGCAACGAAAGTGTCTTGTTTTTCAATGGATGAAATCCGCGAAGCAAGCTTTTTACGACAAGCACTCGAGATCGCCGCCGTAGAAAAAGTGACGCAAGAACGCACAGATGAGCAACTCGCGGCACTCACTCGAAACGTTCGCATGCAAGCGTTATTGGTGGAAGACAAAGACTTCGTTGGGTTTTACCAAGCGGATGAAGAATTTCATACATTGCTAATGAACTTCACTGGTTTCAATGGTGTTTCACAAGTTCTCGACAGCGTTTCCCTACACTTAATTAGGGCGCGCATGTTGGTTTTGCCAGAAGAAGGAAGACCCGCAGAAGCCGTAAAAGAGCATCAGGCCATTTTAACAGCGATCAAAAATCAAGATGTGGATGCTGCTCGACAAGCGATGAAATACCACATTGGTCAGTTGATACCCAGACTTTTACCGTTAGAAGAATCTCATCAAGAGTATTTTAAAACGTAA